One bacterium genomic window carries:
- a CDS encoding four helix bundle protein, with protein sequence MNAELKITDRTFEFAVRIIRLCQFLEKQDRVSKTLANQLLRSGTSIGANTEEAQAGQSKADFIAKMSIARKESRETFYWLKLLKATNIVENNMIEEIIKESDELVRILTSIVKTAQKNNAK encoded by the coding sequence ATGAATGCGGAATTAAAGATTACAGATAGAACATTTGAATTTGCTGTACGAATTATCCGATTATGCCAATTTTTAGAAAAACAAGATAGAGTATCGAAAACTTTAGCAAATCAGTTATTGCGTTCAGGTACTTCTATTGGCGCAAATACAGAAGAAGCACAAGCAGGGCAAAGCAAAGCAGATTTTATTGCAAAGATGTCAATTGCTCGTAAAGAATCAAGAGAAACTTTTTACTGGTTAAAACTTTTAAAAGCTACTAATATCGTTGAAAATAATATGATTGAAGAAATAATAAAAGAATCAGATGAATTAGTAAGAATATTGACTTCAATTGTAAAAACAGCTCAAAAGAATAATGCTAAATGA
- a CDS encoding winged helix-turn-helix transcriptional regulator, with protein sequence MKPVFSFNNGLNVEFSAKYPNEKNGGAISGAIGGAIELTDRQKEILNLIKQDNKMAYREIAEKLGINNSAVQSHLYNLKEKGVLKRVGGTRGHWEVMNYEG encoded by the coding sequence ATAAAGCCGGTATTCTCTTTTAACAACGGCTTGAATGTGGAGTTTTCGGCAAAATACCCCAATGAGAAAAATGGTGGTGCAATAAGTGGTGCAATAGGTGGTGCAATCGAATTAACAGACAGACAGAAGGAAATATTAAACTTAATCAAACAGGATAATAAAATGGCTTATAGGGAAATAGCTGAAAAACTTGGTATAAACAATTCGGCAGTTCAGTCACATCTATATAATTTAAAAGAAAAAGGCGTTCTCAAAAGAGTGGGCGGAACACGTGGACATTGGGAGGTTATGAATTATGAAGGATGA